The following nucleotide sequence is from Hylaeus volcanicus isolate JK05 chromosome 3, UHH_iyHylVolc1.0_haploid, whole genome shotgun sequence.
ACCGGAAATACCTGGGACGACTGGATTAGCTGTCTCTCTTCCGATAGGATAATAACTGTAGATTCGAAGTTTTCTGGAAAAATGAAGATTCTACTGACCAAATCGCTGACAAAAGCATTGGCAGGGCGGAAGCGACGCGCGGTGTTGAGTAACGGGCAATTATTGGCCGACGTAAAATCCACCGGTGTCTCCGTATATAAGTTGTTGTCTCGTTCAAAGAGCTTCAGTCGTTGCTTGACTCTTCGGCGACGGAGATTATCGAGTTCGTAGCCCGCGGCtacaggaattaaaaattcgtgctTGTGCTGTTTCACTGTTGAGAACATTCAGGGTGACAAGGTAACGATGAAGTTGCTGAAGTGTCTTGTGCCGGTGGTGGTAATCCTGTTCGTGGGATCTTCGAACGCCAGACCTGGTGAGTCCACGTTTCCTTCCGAAAAGGGCATTTCCGATTAAGAAAAGGGCCCCAGGCTTGGAGACGTTGAAGATTGTTTGGTTGATGGAACGTAGAGACTTGTCCACTGTTTCGAGTGGTTTTTGCATCGATACGCTGTTTTGGTATAAAGGTTTTGTTGTAGAAAAGGGGGTGCAAGAATCGGGCTTCAAGAGTTGAACTTCAAGTTGAGACTTGTGGACGTTGAAGAACGATTAGATGATAGCGATCTATCCGGGATAGTTTTGAATTATCTTTTGAATGACGTTCCTTTTGGGTGTTGAGTTTgtattgcaaataaaaaagaaggtCCTAAACGGGGAGGTCCAAGACTTGAATTTCAAGTCGAAACTTGGAGGCTGTTCACTTATTGTTAGTGAAACTATTCGAGTGATCTGTCGAATGGACAccaaacattaattttgagCCGTGGTGAAATTCCTTTTGTAGTGATTTcctgagaaaaatgtttaattgtgTTACGTAGGTTTGCTCGGCGAGTTGGCAGCTAACCATGGACTCAGTTTGCTGGATCCACTGGGTCTCTTCCAAAAGGACAGAGGTGCCCAAGCCTCGAGCAAGGCCCAATCCATCGGAAGCAACTTCAGCCTGGGACCACTTTCCCTTTCTAGCAGCATCGCCTCCTCCTCGTCATCGGCGCATGCTTCTGGCGATGGATCCGCCTCGGCCAATGCCAAGGCGAATTCACAAGCCTTTGGTAGCGGCACTGCGAATGCTGACGCCTCTGCCACCGCCAATGCTCAAGGTATTTACTAAACGCTATTAGATACAAACCTACTTTGCAACCCTCATTTGGTAGACATACTATACACTCGATTTGCAAAAGATTCTGGCGTAAACGACGGCGCGTCGGCGTATCGACTCGATACTCTTCTTTTATCTTGTAACACAGTGACAGTCTATATAGGTCTATTTAGTAACGTCATGAAATTAAGGGACAAAATTGGGGTCTAAGGGATTCCCCGATATCACAAAAGTCAAATATCGAAATCTCGACTCAATAATAAGGTGcatttcgaaaagaaaaatgataattaatcCCAAACGATGATCCGAGTTCTTCCCATCTCCAATACGAAGCGTTTTCTTTGAACATAGGTGGCAATGGTTATCCGGGAGCGAATTACGGTCCCAACTCGGGTGGTGTCTTCGGTGGCGATTATAACAGTTACATTCCACGACGCAATCGGCATCACGGTAGTTACGGTGGTTCTCAATCGGGCGCGGGTAGTGGCGGCGGTTATGGCGCAAGCGCCGGCGCTAGCGCGGGCTCCAGCGACGGTGCGTACGCAGGCGCGCAAGCTGGAGCACAGGCTGGAGCCAGTGGCGGCGCCTACGTTGGGGCGGGGGCAACAGCTGACGCGACTAGCAACTCGAATGCTAACGTCAACACGAATGTAAACACCAACGTGTACTCTGTCGCCAATACGAACGCAAACGCAAACACAAACGCGAACACAAACGCGAACACAAACTTGAATACGAACGTGATTACGAACGTAAACACGAACGTGAACCAAAATGGCGGCGTGAGAATACCGGGTGGCTACTATACCTCTGGCAACGTCCAAGCCAACGCTGGCGCCAACACTGTTGGTACCAACGGAGTGGAGCTAATCCCTGAAAGACAAATCGGTTATGGCCGCCCTGGCTTCCCAGGGTATAACAAGGAAATCGAAGTGCTTCCTGTTCCTTCGAGACCTCCGCCATCGTTACCAATGTATCCTAGACCCGACGTGATCGTTCATCCTGTTCCTACATCGCCACCACAGCAAATCCCTCACTTCCCGCCGCGCCCCCCACATAATGGAGGAGACTCGGTGATACCGGTTGTCGTCGTGGAAGGTCCTCCGTTTGGTAGACCGATGCCCCGGCCCAGACCGAGTCATCGCCCGAAACCGAAGTACGAGCCGTTGCACATCGTCGTGATCGAGGCACCAGAGCCTCAACAAGGCCAAGGTGAGCCTCTGAAAGAGAATGTTCAGAGCCTTGTTGCTATCGTCTTCTCCCATCACCTTTCCTGTGGATGATCTTGTGTTGATTTACTTGTGTTGATGCATCCTTCTTGTAGTCATCTGTCCACTATGTAGACCCTGGAAGGTCATAACTTTTTTAACAACAATTCGTAACATAGGTTACAAagttcttcttcgtttcgaagACTTGCTGGCTCTCTGCGTAGATCCTCTTTCTCAGACGTTCGAGGAGAATGGATCCTAAAAGATCCACCAGGGTTTTTCTCCGATACTGTATTTCTCTCTAATTAACATTTAACTGATTAACGTTCTTGTGGCTAAAGTAGAAACATCTCTTCTTATTCACGTTTGTCTATCGTATCGTctctaatattaatttaacgagAAATGTGGAGATGCTGAAGTAGAAGCATCTCGAATACTCTTACTCATCTTTGTCTATTGTATCGTCCTTACTTTTTGTCTAAAGAGGTCGTCGTCTGCTGGTTTATTGGTACTTTTCAAGATGTTCTTGCTGCAAAAGATGAAATGTATAAAGTGTCTTCTAATCGCTATCATTAGTCActtctaatataaatttatttacctttttttCTATACAGTGAAATCAAGTAACAACCAATACTTAATCACCAATTATTCCAGCAGGTGGAATTGGAAAGGGATACTACGGCCCAACTGGTCAACTGAACGCTGGGGGCATAGCCAGCGCGAATGCTAACGCAAACGCAAATGCAAACGCTGGCGCCAATGGGAACCAGTACCCTGGATCAACAGGCTACATTCAGCAACCAGAACGCTACCCTGCGAGTGTTCCATCTACCCCCATCGCTTCTAGTAATCCCTTCCTGAGTGGATCATCCCAAGCAAACGCTGGAGCATTGGCCACCTCCAACGGAAACGGTTATCCAGGTTCCCCGGGTCAAGCTCCAGGATACTCCCCTGACAGTGGCTTTGGCGCCCCTATTGGATCAAACAATCCTTTCTTAAACGGTCAAGCAGGCGCCAACGCAGGCGCCACTGCAACAGCCAACGCAAACGCAAACGCCGGCGCCAACGGCGGCACTCCAGTTCAAATTGGATCTCAGAATCCCTTCTTCAACGGTCCAGCTCCTAACCCTGTACTCTACACCAACAACGGAGCTCCCACAGGTTCATCTCTAGGAGGAAGCACTGCCAACGCAAACGCTGCTGCTAACGCTGGTGCTCAGACCAAGCCGAAAGGTGTGCCTACATCGTATCCAGGTCAAATCACCGGACCAGGTAGCTACGTTCCGGTTTCTGGACCGTCAGGCTCTGGAGCATTGGCCAACAGCAATGCCAACGCTGGAGCTTCGTCCGGAGGATACGTACAACCAGTGAAAACGGCTCCAGTGGTGGTTTTACAACCTAGTGGACCTGGCAATGGCTTCGGAGGATCTGGCTCTGGAGCATATGGAGGATCTGGATCTGGAGCATATGGAGGATCTGGATCTAGTGGGTACGCTCCAGTCAAAGGTAGCCCTAGCTATGGAGGCTCCAGACCGATCGGTGGCGGTGGAAACATGTACGGCAGTTCAGGTCCTTCTGGGTCGGGTAGCAATGGATTTGCTGGAGCTAAGGCTGACGCAGCGGCAAATGCTGGAAGCGGTGGTTTTGGAGGAAACGGTGGCGCTGGAAATGGCTATGGTCAGACAGGATTAGGCTTTGGCGGCCAAAGTGGAGGATTGTCTGGAGCTAACGCTAAGTCTGACGCCCTAGCCAATGCTGGAAGCAGTAGTTTTGGAGGAAATGGTGGTTCCGGAAGCGGTGGATTCGGTGGAAATAGCTACGGTCAACCTAGTTCCGGTTTTGGTGGAAATGGGGGATCCTCTGGGTCTAATGCCAAAGCTGACGCGATAGCTAATGCTGGAAGCAGTGGTTTCGGTGGAAATGGCGGTGCTGGAAGCGGTGGATTCGGTGGAAATGGTGCTGGAAATAGCTATGGTCAACCTAGCTCCGGTTTTGGTGGAATTGGAGGATCCTCTGGATCTAATGCCAAAGCTGACGCGATAGCTAATGCTGGAAGCAGTGGATTCGGTGGAAGTGGTGCTGGAAATAGCTATGGTCAACCTAGTTCCGGTTTTGGTGGAAATGGGGGATCCTCTGGGTCTAATGCCAAAGCTGACGCGATAGCTAATGCTGGAAGCAGTGGTTTCGGTGGAAATGGCGGTGCTGGAAGCGGTGGTTTCGGTGCAAACGGCGGTGCTGGAGGTTTTGGTCAATCAGGATCGGGGCTAGGCGGATTTGGAGGTTCCTCTGGGTCGAGTGCCAAGGCTGACGCTATAGCCAACGCTGGAAGCAGTGGTTTCGGTGGAAATGGTGGGGCTGGAACTGGCTTTGGTCAGTCAGGATCGGGTCTTGGAGGATTTGGTTCTTCTGGAGCTAGTGCTAAGGCTGATGCGAGCGCTAATGCTGGAAGCTTTGGTGGCGGATATGGCGGTTTCGGAAGTCAAAATGTTAAAGGGTCTGGAGCTGGTGGATCAGGAGGATACGGCCAAGGTAAGTTTTGTTGTTAGGAAAAGTTACTGTTTTGCTGGTTTTGGTTAAAGTCTTCAGGGGTAAGCTGCAACTAAGAATTGAGAACTTGTTAGATTAAACTTGTTAGATTAGACTTCTTCAGGGATTAAATACCAATATGCCATTTGACCTCTGAAGAAACAAACCCCTGCAAACTTGGAAATGCTTTGGAATATCCTACCCAAGCTTCAGTTATCTCAACCCTGAAAGACTCAGATATCTCATAAACCAGTATGCAGTCCTAACGAAGCCTTTGGTGTTCATTCCGCAGATTCCACCGCCGAGGCGTCGGCCACGGCGATGGCCGAGGCGATCAGTTCAGGCCTGGTGATAATTAAATGATTGTTCTCCCTTCCTCAGGCTCGTCGAGCGGTCTCACCAACGCCATATCGAACGCAAACTCCAACGCCTTCTCAAACGGAGGCTCAGCAAGCAGTTCAAGCAAATCATCTGCGTTTAGTTCCGGCAGCGGGTCAGCCAAGGCGCAGGCGTCCAGCGCCGCGACAGCTAGCAAGATTGGTGCATCCAGCTCAGCATCAGCCTCTGTCGACACGAGAGACATGCTTATCTTCACCAACTAATCGTCGATAACCATTAACGACGTCCTCCGAGAACCTACCGTGGACCAAGGCCACCAGAAGGTCACATAAGGTCTTCCAAGCGCTTTGAAGCTGTGGAAAATTTCGGAAAATTGTGTGCAATTAAGGGTGTGTGTTTGTAATTTGGGACCATTCATGGTTGGGGACCAAAGAGGGTGAAATCGTCCCTGTGATgatgtttctttcttctcaGGATATTTTGAGAATTACTGGAGATATTTAAAAggagtttaaacaaaatttgcgTGATTATTTTGTACCTACGAGGTAGAGATAtaggaataattataaaaatgatttagaaAGCATGGATTCATCGTTCTGTAGATCTAAATGTAgcatgcaacttttgttcaaaCTTCTTTTCCATTCTGAAGATATTCTCGGatctcaagaaaaaaaaatttatctgaGAAGTTTCACTCTTCGacagttttaatttaaaaacctGCACTCAACGTTCCAAAATTTTCTGAGCTTCATGATCATTCGCAGGGTCCAAAAAGCTGCCAGTGATCGAATACTTTAGAGTCATCGATAAACGACCATCGTTAACGCGTCGAGTGTCGCGAGATCGTCGATTTAATTGCAAAACAATTGCACACTTTGTTGACGTTTAGATGACGGACTCGCACGCCTAGCGCAATAAACATGATGACATAACGCATCATTTGCTGTTACGTGATATTTAATTGCGCCTCGTCGTTGGCGAGATTTTTTTTGAATGTTATTAACAGATTTATcttaacgaaacgaaagaatattcGACGCGTTAACGATTCGAcacttttaaccctttgcgttcgACACCATTTTTTCTATGGCGACCTAGCAACCTCAGACGATTTTTTGAACATTTGACGAACTTATGACTaacatatgtttattttacgcACGAATTAATGTACATAagcattatatttaaatatttcacgtatcttcacattttgaaaaaagacaAACGTTTCTAATGTTACGTTTTAATTTATGGACACTCATCAGGATGCATTTATGaacgaaatttgtttctttgaatCGATTTAACAATAGACATTTGTATATAGTTTCGAGACTTCGGAAATAATAAAGGcctttttaaacaacttttcgCTACAATGAGAATTAACGCTGGAGATGTCAAAGAGGTAAAAAGTCTTATCGTTACTTGAAAGTGTACCATTTTATAAAGAACATACTCGATATCAATGCTTTGAGAATCAAATGAATCGAACGTAGAGATTGTCGTCTCTCAGTCGCCCCCTCGAATTCATACGTAAAGTGGCGACTGAGGGTTGttcctcgagtgcaaaaggttaacgaAAGGACAGCGATTGGTGACTTTGTGATACTGTTCTTGCCAATGTACAATACATAACGAATACTCTTTCCACGTTATCTCCAAACGCATTCGTGCACAATTTGTTTATCTTCGATCACGGAAACAATTACACGGATTCGTTGAAAACggagagaattaaattattcctaTTGAATCGTTCCGCGTGGACCAATTGGTTTGGTAAACGTTTCAGaatgtgtttatttttcaaatactttttaaacTGAGGAGATTGAACGAATCGATAATACTCTGATTATTTATCGGTATACGACCAGTATACGGCTAGATCGTAGATCGCTGATAGTTTTACACGCATATACTCGCAACTCaactttgtaaattatttgttttttttttgtttttttttgtaacgaaGTAATTCGCGACGATTGTAAATTAGTGTCACGCGAACGTCGAAgattttttaaggtattaaactTCACCTTGTCGAaattaaatctcaatttttgcAAACCCAGTTTGTTTTTCCTtcctcttctatttttttttagcgatcTCTATTGTTGGCTACGAAACGAGATTTTTATGGTAATATTTATGGTCTTGTCGAGTACCCACGATTAATTGCGCTGATTTTTCAAGCGTTTCCAATTCGACGTCGAGCGTAGTTctcacaatatttatttattgcgaaCCAGCCGTACGAATTCGATGAcgcacgtttttcttttaatttcagcGGAAAAATATCTAGGTTATAAAGTTAAGGCCCGACGAACGCCATTATTGGTGTTGCGACATATTTCTTTCCATTCCTCTTTTTTATGATCGATATGAATTCGTTGAAAGGATCGATGCAAATTTTTAGAGAGCCGGCAGACAGTGGAATACTAAATACGTGTCACCGTACCGTAAATATAGATTTTAGAAGAGGACATTAAAAATCCTCgagaacttttaaaaaaggaggaaaaatgGGATTCGTGATTTTCGTTcaggaatattaatttcctttaGAG
It contains:
- the LOC128873550 gene encoding spidroin-1-like isoform X2; this translates as MKLLKCLVPVVVILFVGSSNARPGLLGELAANHGLSLLDPLGLFQKDRGAQASSKAQSIGSNFSLGPLSLSSSIASSSSSAHASGDGSASANAKANSQAFGSGTANADASATANAQGGNGYPGANYGPNSGGVFGGDYNSYIPRRNRHHGSYGGSQSGAGSGGGYGASAGASAGSSDGAYAGAQAGAQAGASGGAYVGAGATADATSNSNANVNTNVNTNVYSVANTNANANTNANTNANTNLNTNVITNVNTNVNQNGGVRIPGGYYTSGNVQANAGANTVGTNGVELIPERQIGYGRPGFPGYNKEIEVLPVPSRPPPSLPMYPRPDVIVHPVPTSPPQQIPHFPPRPPHNGGDSVIPVVVVEGPPFGRPMPRPRPSHRPKPKYEPLHIVVIEAPEPQQGQGGIGKGYYGPTGQLNAGGIASANANANANANAGANGNQYPGSTGYIQQPERYPASVPSTPIASSNPFLSGSSQANAGALATSNGNGYPGSPGQAPGYSPDSGFGAPIGSNNPFLNGQAGANAGATATANANANAGANGGTPVQIGSQNPFFNGPAPNPVLYTNNGAPTGSSLGGSTANANAAANAGAQTKPKGVPTSYPGQITGPGSYVPVSGPSGSGALANSNANAGASSGGYVQPVKTAPVVVLQPSGPGNGFGGSGSGAYGGSGSGAYGGSGSSGYAPVKGSPSYGGSRPIGGGGNMYGSSGPSGSGSNGFAGAKADAAANAGSGGFGGNGGAGNGYGQTGLGFGGQSGGLSGANAKSDALANAGSSSFGGNGGSGSGGFGGNSYGQPSSGFGGNGGSSGSNAKADAIANAGSSGFGGNGGAGSGGFGGNGAGNSYGQPSSGFGGIGGSSGSNAKADAIANAGSSGFGGSGAGNSYGQPSSGFGGNGGSSGSNAKADAIANAGSSGFGGNGGAGSGGFGANGGAGGFGQSGSGLGGFGGSSGSSAKADAIANAGSSGFGGNGGAGTGFGQSGSGLGGFGSSGASAKADASANAGSFGGGYGGFGSQNVKGSGAGGSGGYGQGSSSGLTNAISNANSNAFSNGGSASSSSKSSAFSSGSGSAKAQASSAATASKIGASSSASASVDTRDMLIFTN
- the LOC128873550 gene encoding spidroin-1-like isoform X1, with translation MKLLKCLVPVVVILFVGSSNARPGLLGELAANHGLSLLDPLGLFQKDRGAQASSKAQSIGSNFSLGPLSLSSSIASSSSSAHASGDGSASANAKANSQAFGSGTANADASATANAQGGNGYPGANYGPNSGGVFGGDYNSYIPRRNRHHGSYGGSQSGAGSGGGYGASAGASAGSSDGAYAGAQAGAQAGASGGAYVGAGATADATSNSNANVNTNVNTNVYSVANTNANANTNANTNANTNLNTNVITNVNTNVNQNGGVRIPGGYYTSGNVQANAGANTVGTNGVELIPERQIGYGRPGFPGYNKEIEVLPVPSRPPPSLPMYPRPDVIVHPVPTSPPQQIPHFPPRPPHNGGDSVIPVVVVEGPPFGRPMPRPRPSHRPKPKYEPLHIVVIEAPEPQQGQAGGIGKGYYGPTGQLNAGGIASANANANANANAGANGNQYPGSTGYIQQPERYPASVPSTPIASSNPFLSGSSQANAGALATSNGNGYPGSPGQAPGYSPDSGFGAPIGSNNPFLNGQAGANAGATATANANANAGANGGTPVQIGSQNPFFNGPAPNPVLYTNNGAPTGSSLGGSTANANAAANAGAQTKPKGVPTSYPGQITGPGSYVPVSGPSGSGALANSNANAGASSGGYVQPVKTAPVVVLQPSGPGNGFGGSGSGAYGGSGSGAYGGSGSSGYAPVKGSPSYGGSRPIGGGGNMYGSSGPSGSGSNGFAGAKADAAANAGSGGFGGNGGAGNGYGQTGLGFGGQSGGLSGANAKSDALANAGSSSFGGNGGSGSGGFGGNSYGQPSSGFGGNGGSSGSNAKADAIANAGSSGFGGNGGAGSGGFGGNGAGNSYGQPSSGFGGIGGSSGSNAKADAIANAGSSGFGGSGAGNSYGQPSSGFGGNGGSSGSNAKADAIANAGSSGFGGNGGAGSGGFGANGGAGGFGQSGSGLGGFGGSSGSSAKADAIANAGSSGFGGNGGAGTGFGQSGSGLGGFGSSGASAKADASANAGSFGGGYGGFGSQNVKGSGAGGSGGYGQGSSSGLTNAISNANSNAFSNGGSASSSSKSSAFSSGSGSAKAQASSAATASKIGASSSASASVDTRDMLIFTN